TCCACGGTTTCGACATGCTCGCGAATGGCGTCGGCATTCGCCACCGTCACCGGCTTGCGTTGCTGAATCTTGCGCCAATCAATGTCGTGATTGAAGCCGCGCGCCGGCCATTTTTGCACCTGAAACGTGGTTGCCCCCAGCACGCTCATCTCCTGTTCCATGGTTTTTTGGATCACCGAGATGCCCGTCATCACGGCGATGATGGAAGCGACGCCCGCGATGATGCCGACCAGCGTCAGAAACGAACGCAGCTTTTGTGACCGGATCGCGCCCAGCGCCATTCGCAATGCTTCGAGTGTGTTCATTTATTCATACCTCAATGCTTCGATGGGGTCCAATTTTGCGGCCTTGATCGCCGGCACGATGCCGGAAAAGATCCCGACCAAAACCGACACCAGCAAGGCAATCACGACAATGGGAATGGAAACGCTGGCCGGCATGAGCAGGGAATTGATCAGCGCCGTCACGCCCAGAGCCAGCAGCAAACCGACTGCGCCGCCGATCAGGCAAATGGTGGAAGACTCAAACAGGAATTGCGTGATGATCGTCCGCCGTTTCGCGCCGATCGCCTTGCGAATGCCGATTTCGCGCGTGCGCTCGGTGACGGACACAAACATGATGTTCATCACGCCAATGCCGCCGACGAACAGCGAAACGCCGGTAATCACCAGGCCAATCAGAACGATCACGCCCATGACATTGTTGTACGCCGCCATCAGCGAATCCATTTTGTTGATGGAAAAATCGTCTTTCTCCACCGGATGCAGCTTTCTGATTTTACGCATCTCGCCGATGAGGGCGAATTCAAAATCTTCCATTTCCTCGTGGCTGGGCGCCTTGACGGCAATGTTGAAGCCGCGGTCATTGCTGCTGCCGAACGAGCGCAAAAACGAAGTGATGGGAACATAAACCTGGCTGTCGAAATTCGGGCCGCCAAAAAATCCCGCGCTGCCCTGCTTTTCCATGATGCCCACGACGATGTAAATATCCCGGCCGAGGTGTATTTTCTTGTTGATCGGATCAACGTTCTCAAACAATTGTTCTTTGATTTCACTTCCAATGATGCACACATTCCGTTTGTACTGCACGTCGAGTTCCGTCATAAACCGGCCGAATTCCGGCAGCGAGCTGGAAACCATGATGTGCTTGTCTGTCGTGCCGACGATGTTGATATCGTTGAGGATTTTGGACTCGTATTTGATGCTTTTGCGTGTGCCGGTGGTGGGATTGACTGCTGCGGCCTCGCGCAATCGCCGTTCCAATTGATGCGCATTACGCAATTCAAGATTTTTGCGATTGCGGTATTCGAACCAGTTGCCGGTCATGACCCAGGGCATGCGCGAGACGTAAATCACGTCCGAGCCGATGGCCGAAATGCTTTCCTTGAAGGAATTTTCCAGGCCGTTGGCAGCCGTCATGGTGGTCACCACGGCGACGATGCCGATGATGATGCCCAGAGTCGTCAGCAAACCGCGTGATTTGTTGGCGC
Above is a genomic segment from Cytophagia bacterium CHB2 containing:
- a CDS encoding FtsX-like permease family protein; amino-acid sequence: MKYLNELSESLQIAFAAIRANKSRGLLTTLGIIIGIVAVVTTMTAANGLENSFKESISAIGSDVIYVSRMPWVMTGNWFEYRNRKNLELRNAHQLERRLREAAAVNPTTGTRKSIKYESKILNDINIVGTTDKHIMVSSSLPEFGRFMTELDVQYKRNVCIIGSEIKEQLFENVDPINKKIHLGRDIYIVVGIMEKQGSAGFFGGPNFDSQVYVPITSFLRSFGSSNDRGFNIAVKAPSHEEMEDFEFALIGEMRKIRKLHPVEKDDFSINKMDSLMAAYNNVMGVIVLIGLVITGVSLFVGGIGVMNIMFVSVTERTREIGIRKAIGAKRRTIITQFLFESSTICLIGGAVGLLLALGVTALINSLLMPASVSIPIVVIALLVSVLVGIFSGIVPAIKAAKLDPIEALRYE